The DNA sequence AGGCGATGTCATGTTGCGACACGACCGACCGACACCCACACTCGCCGTTGCAGCAGCCGCGGCGGCCGCAGTCTTCCTCGGCTGCACGCTGCTCGCGGTCGCTCGGCCGCGCCGGGGTGTGGACCTCGCCGTCGTCCGCTGGATCGGGCAGCACCAGCAACCCTGGCCGATCACAGCAGCCGACGGTGTCCGACTGGTCGCCGGGCAGGCTGCCGCTGCTCGCCACGCCCGTTCTCGCGCTGTTCGCCTGGCGGCGGCACTCGGCGCGCCGGGCGTACTGCCTCGTCGGCGCCGTCAGCGGCACGTTGGTGGTCAGCGTCGCCACCAAGCTGGCCGTCGCCCGGCCACGGCCGGAACCCGCGCTGCTGCGCCTCCCCACCGGGGACACCGAGTGGAGCTTCCCCAGCTCCAGCGCCGCCGTGGCCGTCACGTTCTGGGGCCTCCTGATACTTGGCTGCCCGCGCCGGCGCGACGGACGATCCAGGTCGCCGGCGTGCTCGCCGGTTACGCGCTCGGCACCGCGGCGCTCCTGGTGGCCTCGTACCTCTCGGTGGCGTACGTCAGCGGTCGGCGCGCAGGCCGAGCAGCGGCACCACCGCGCAGCCGGCGCTGACGAGCACCACGAGCGAAGGCAGGCCGACCTCGACGAACGTCAGGCCGTTGGCCCCAGGCGCGGCGACGGCCAGGCCGAGGAACAGCAACGTCGGCATCGTCAGCCAGGCCGCCGCGGCCGCGGTCAGCCGGTAGCCGTACCGACGCCGCCGCACCAGGCCGACGAAGCCCAGCGCGGCGAGGAGCGTCGGCACCAGCAGCCACAGCAACGGGATGACGGAGAAGATGGCCACGTACCCGTGCGGGTCGCGGTCGGGCGCACTGGACGACACGAGCAGCGCAAGCAACACGCCTTCGACCGCCAGGAGCACACCCCCGAGCGCCCCCGCGACGGCGAGACTCGCCCACCACAGCGGCGGCCGCTCCGCTCGGCGCGCAGCCCCCAGCTCGTGCACATTCGGGAGCCTAGCCGGCGGTTGGCCGCCTAGGTGGGCGTGACGGCGGCCGTGACGATTGGGCCGAGTAGGGCGTGTAGGGCTTGCTCGCCGTCGGGGGTGAGGCGGACGGCGCGGCTGGTGCCGATCCGGCGGATCCAGTGCTGGGCGAAGAACGCGCTGCAGAGGTGGGCGCCTGCCGCGCCGGCGAGGTGCGGGCGGCGCTCGGTCCAGTCGAGGCAGCTGCGGGAGAGCGGGCGGCGACCTGCGACCACCGGGCCGCCGAGATGCTCGGCGATCCACTCCAGCCCGTCCGGCGTGACGGCGAGCCTGGCGTCGAGCACGCCGCGGGTCCTGAGGGCCTCGCTGACGGCCACGCCGAGTCGGCCGGCCAGGTGGTCGTAACAGGTGCGGCCGCGGGCGAGCGCGTCCCGCCTCGACACTGCCTTGAGGCTGCGCAGCACCGCGGGGCGGGGCTCGGTCAGAGCAGCCAGGTCCTCCAGGCAGGCGGCCACGCGCGGCCCGGCCAGCTCGACGTACCGGCTCCGCCCGCGCCGGTGCTCCGTGCACAGGCCGGCGGCGACGAGCGCGGTCACGTGCTCGCTCGCCGTCGGCAGGGCGACGCCGGCTTCCCTCGCCAGCCGGGAGACGGACCACGCCTGGCCGTCCATGAGGGCATTGCAGAACTCGGCGCGCGTGCGGTTGGCCAACACCGACGCGACAGCGGAAAGTCCTTCGGCCGTCATGGGGAGATCGTCCCCCGCGGACGCTTCGGAGTCCACCGAAGCGTTACCCGCCTACCGTCCAGGGCATGGAGATCCTGACCGACCCCACCTACACCGTCCCCGCGGTGCCGCAGGCGGACACGGGCGTGGCCTGGCTGCGCGCGAGCGTCCCCAGGTTCGCCGAGGGCGAGCCGCACGCCAGGCGCCGCGCGCTCGCGGAGCGGCTGCTCGCCGCGGTCGACCCAGCTGCGCTGCGCCGCCCCGGCGCACCCGTCGCCAACCTCGCCGAGGCGCTCGGCCTGCCGCGCACCGTGGTGGGTGACGTGGCCGAGGTCGCCTCCTGCTACCAGCCGCACCTGCCGGTCACCACGGCCGCCGACGAGGCGGTCGCCCGGTTGGTGACCGCGGCCGGCGGCCGCTGGGACGAGCCGACCGCCGTGCGGATCGGACTCCTCGTGCAGGCGTCCGGCCCCACCGACGCGCTGCTCGCCGGCCGGCGGCCGCCGGTGCCGACCACCCGCCGGGTCGCACCCGACGGCACCGAGCTCGCCGTCGACCTCACCGACCACCCGTTCGGGGCGGGCCGGCACGCCTGTCCGGCGCAGGCCCACGCCGAGGCGATGGTGGAAGGCGCACGGCTCTTCCACCGCATGCACCAAGGACCCGAGCCGCTGGTGCTGCCGAACGCCTGGGACGTGGCGTCGGCCGCCGCACTGGTGGCCGCCGGCTTCGGTGCGGTCGCCACGACCAGCCTCGGCGTCGCGGCGGCGCACGGCCTCCCGGACGGGGCAGGCAGGACCCGCGCGGAGACCGTGGCGCTCGCCCGGCGGCTGGTGGCGCTACCGGTGCCGGTCACCGTCGACGTCGAGTACGGGCTCGGGGCCGACCCGGCCGAGCTGGCGGCCGAGCTGTCCGCCCTCGGCGTCGCCGGCATCAACCTCGAGGACGGCCGGCCGGACGGCCTCGCGCTCGCGGCGGACCACGCGCAGCTCGTCGGCCGGGTGAAGGCGGCCGCGCCCGAGCTGTTCGTCAACGCCCGGGTCGACACCCACTGGCAGGGCATCGACCTGGAGGAGACAAGGCCCCGCGCTGCGCGCTACGTGGACGCCGGCGCCGACGGCGTCTTCGTGCCCGGGCTCACCGACGAGCCCGAGATCGGCAGGCTCGTCGAGGCCCTGCCGGTGCCGCTCAACCTGCTGAGCCAGCTGCCGCTCGGCCGGCTGCGGGCGCTCGGCGTCCGCCGGGTGAGCACCGGCTCGCTGCTGTTCCGCGCGGCGCTCAAGGCGACCACCGACGCCGCCGCGGCGATCCTGGCCAGCGGCCAGGTCACGGACGTGCCCTCGTACGACGAGGTCGCCGGACGTAGCGTGCCCTAGTCGTCGTGCGGGAACGAGTGGTGCTCGTGCGTGACCTGCCAGCGGCCGTCCACCTTGCGCAGGCCGATGGTCAGCCGGAGCCGGTTCGCCGGTTTCGCGGCGAAGTCGTCCGCCGTGCCGCAGCGCAGCAGCGCGTGCGCGAACGCCACATCGCTGCCCGCGGTGACGTCCAGGCTCTCGAGGTCGAACGAGGAGCCCTGCGCCTGCCACTCGAAGAACGGCGGCCAGGTCGCGCGGTACGCGTCGATGCCGCGCACACCCTGGTACGGCGGCGGCACGTCATACATGACGATGTCGTCGGCGTGGTCGGCGAGCACGGTGACCA is a window from the Streptosporangiales bacterium genome containing:
- a CDS encoding isocitrate lyase/phosphoenolpyruvate mutase family protein: MEILTDPTYTVPAVPQADTGVAWLRASVPRFAEGEPHARRRALAERLLAAVDPAALRRPGAPVANLAEALGLPRTVVGDVAEVASCYQPHLPVTTAADEAVARLVTAAGGRWDEPTAVRIGLLVQASGPTDALLAGRRPPVPTTRRVAPDGTELAVDLTDHPFGAGRHACPAQAHAEAMVEGARLFHRMHQGPEPLVLPNAWDVASAAALVAAGFGAVATTSLGVAAAHGLPDGAGRTRAETVALARRLVALPVPVTVDVEYGLGADPAELAAELSALGVAGINLEDGRPDGLALAADHAQLVGRVKAAAPELFVNARVDTHWQGIDLEETRPRAARYVDAGADGVFVPGLTDEPEIGRLVEALPVPLNLLSQLPLGRLRALGVRRVSTGSLLFRAALKATTDAAAAILASGQVTDVPSYDEVAGRSVP
- a CDS encoding helix-turn-helix domain-containing protein, translated to MTAEGLSAVASVLANRTRAEFCNALMDGQAWSVSRLAREAGVALPTASEHVTALVAAGLCTEHRRGRSRYVELAGPRVAACLEDLAALTEPRPAVLRSLKAVSRRDALARGRTCYDHLAGRLGVAVSEALRTRGVLDARLAVTPDGLEWIAEHLGGPVVAGRRPLSRSCLDWTERRPHLAGAAGAHLCSAFFAQHWIRRIGTSRAVRLTPDGEQALHALLGPIVTAAVTPT
- a CDS encoding SgcJ/EcaC family oxidoreductase, which encodes MAGRTDDEREIRTLIERWAGAVHAGDLVTVLADHADDIVMYDVPPPYQGVRGIDAYRATWPPFFEWQAQGSSFDLESLDVTAGSDVAFAHALLRCGTADDFAAKPANRLRLTIGLRKVDGRWQVTHEHHSFPHDD